The window TCTGGGCCTGTACTGGATCGTGCGGCGCGCAGCGATTCTGCTCGCCGCCCAGCAAAAACAACTGATCGCCAATGAAACCTTTGTGGCCCTCGGCGAGATGTCCTCAGCGGTCGCGCACAGCTTGCGCAATCCGCTGGCGACCATCCGTTCCAGTGCCGAACTGGCGCTGGAGTTCGATGCCGGCCCGGCCGAAAAGAACATCAAAGACATCATCGGTCAGGTTGACCGCATGTCGAAATGGGTGCGCGAACTGCTGCAGTCGTTGCGTCCGCTCAACGATGACCCGGAACCGGTGAACCTGGTGGCCGCGTTGCACGAAAGCCTCGTCGCCTTCGAACAGCAGATCGCCAGGGCCGGCGTGACAGTGGTGTTTCATCCGCAGCACACACCGATGGTGCTCAGTCAGCCGGTGCAGTTGACGCAGATCCTCAACAGCCTGCTGGCCAATGCGCTGGAGGCGATGGACAAGGGCGGCACGTTGACCGTCAGCCTTGAACCGAGCGGCGATCGTGGTGTATGCGTGGTGCTCAGCGACACCGGCAAAGGCATGAACGAGGAACAACGGACCATGGCGTTCCGGCCGTTTTTCACCACCAAATCGGGGGGCTTGGGCGTCGGCCTGGTGCTGGTCAAACGCATCATGGAGCGCTTCGGCGGCGGCGTGACCCTCGACAGCCGCGAAGGCGAGGGCACCACCGTGCGCCTGGCCTTCCAACGCGTCCCCTGATTTACACCTTCCCCCTGTGCATGATCGTTCCCACGCTCTGCGTGGGAATGTCTCAAGGGACGCTCCGCGTTCCAATGGGACGCAGAGCGTCCCGGGCTGCATTCCCACGCAGAGCATGGGAACGAGCAAGACAAAAGGGGTTTACGACTGCTGCGCAGTCGAGCGGGAGCAAGCTCCCTCGCCACAAGAATTCATACGCTCGATAATTTTATGAACTTCCCCCACCAATGGGTGTCAAGCCCCGGTCACCGGGGGGTGGGGGAACCTACAGCGTCCCCAAGCCCCTGTAACAACTGGAAATAAATTCTTGGCGCACTAGTTGCAAAACACCATCACCCCTTCCTTGATGAGGCGGCTGGTGATGGACAGAGCAACGCGTGACCTAAGCAATACCTTCCGGTTGACGCCACTGAGCGTCTTTCTGATGTTGACCCTCGGCACCATGACCGTGGTTCAGGCGAGCCCGATTGATGATGAACGCCAGCCCGAAACGTCCGATCCGTCGGCGTACTACGACGAGCCGGCGGACGAGCCGACCGCACTCAACGCCATCCTGACCATGCCCGAGGCCAACGAAGACTCCTTCGATTTGCCCGACGGGGTCAAAGGCACGCGAGACTCGACCCGCACGGAAAACGTTCTGCCGCCCACCGTGCAGACCAGTTTCAACTATCCCACCAACGGCAAACCCAGCCCGCTCTATGGCGCACAGCCGTTCAGCCAGCAGTTGCTGCTGTTCGAGGAATTCGGCCCGGAAAAACTCGACCCGACCACCCCGGCCGCGCCGTTGCCCTTTCCGCCGGCCGCGATCGGCCCGGCACCTGCGCAGGACCCGAACAACATCGCCCGCAGCGCGCCACCCGGCACGGCGCTCGATGCGTTCTTGCGCCAACCGGGGCTGACGCCGTTCCCCAGCCAGTTCTCCAACGTGGTCGACCGCAACCCGTGGCAGGCGCAGATCGAAGTGTTCCTCAACCGCCACATCGGCTCCTCCGCTGAAGGACGGCCGCCAGGAAAAGGCTGGTCGCACCAGCGCTGGAACGAGTTCTACCCGCAAGTCGCCTATAAAACCGTGCAGACCGGCGCGCGCCTCAACGGCGGCCTGCGTGACAGTCGGCAAATGCACGGCTACGCCCTGGGCGAGTTCGGCCCCGGCGGTCTTTACCACAACGTCGCCGGCGTACCGGCGACCGATGGCACCGCCAAAGGCGTCGACCCGCGCTTCCACCCGAACATGCCGGTGCAGAACCACAATTCGGTATGGACCTTCGACGGCACGCTGCCGCCGAAACTGTTGATGGTGCGCTACGGCCAACCGGTGATGATGCGCCACTACAACGGCTTGCCGATCGACCCGTCGGCCAACCGCGGTTTCGGTCTGCACACCATCAGCACCCACGAGCACAACGGCCACGCGCCGGCGGAAAGCGACGGCTATGCCAACGCGTTCTTCTTCCCCGGCCAGTACTACGATTATCGCTGGCCGATCCAGCTCGCCGGTTACGACAGCATCAACACCAAGGCGGAAGACCCGCGCGCGGCGTTCCCCTGTGCGCCGGGCGAGACCCTGTGGGTCAACGATCTGGCCCCGGCGAAGAAGACCTGTAATAACGGCACCATCAAGATCCGGGGCGACTGGCGCGAAACCATGAGTACCCACTGGTTCCACGACCACATGCTCGATTTCACCGCGCAGAATGTCTACAAGGGCAACGCGGCGATGATGAACTACTACAGCGCGCTGGATCGCGGCAACGAGTCGGTCAACGACGGCGTCAACCTGCGCTTCCCCAGCGGCAGCGCCTTGCCGTGGGGCAACCGCGACTATGACGTCAACCTAGTGTTCGCCGACAAGGCCTGGGATCAGGAAGGTCAGTTGTGGTTCAACCCGTTCAACACCGACGGCTTCATCGGCGATCAGGTGCTGGTCAACTGGCAGTGGAAACCGACCCTCGACGTGCGCGCACGCAGCTATCGCTTCCGCATTCTCAATGGCTCGGTGTCGCGCTATTTCAAACTGGCGCTGGTGCGGGAAATCAAAGGCAGTGGCGGAGAGTTCCAAGGGCCGAAAAACTCGGGTCTGACGTACAGCCGCGTGCCGTTCCACATGATCGCCAACGACGGCAACATTATGGAACACAGCGTGCCGTTCGACGGCAGCATGGACCTCGACGCCGACGGCGATAAACAGAACCACAACGCGATCCTGCCGACCCAAGGCATCGCGGAGCGCTTCGACATCATCGTCAACTTCGCGAAAAACGGCATCAAGCCTGGCGACAAGCTGTTCTTCCTCAACCTGCAGGCGCAGGACGACGGCAAAGGCCCGAAAGAAATGATCCCGCTGGCGGATGTGCTCTCGGAGAAATACCTGCCGGTGATCAAGCAAACCAGCAAGGGCCCGCAGTGGGACAAGGGCGATCCGGCGGTGGGCAAGGTTTTGCAACTCAACGTCAAGGCCTACACCGGCCAGGATCTGGCGATGAACCCGGCAGCCTACGAACCGGCCAAACCCGGCAAGGCTGAAGGGCTGGTGATGATCCCGCTGAAGATCCATCGCGACAACGCTGCCGACAAGGCGCTGCTGGCCAAAGCCCGTCACCGCACCTTCACCTTCGGCCGTGCCGATGGCACCGATGAAGCACCGTGGACGGTCAAGACCGACGGTGGTTTTGGCTACCACATGGACCCACGGCGCCTGAACGCCTCGACCCAGCTGTCCAGCGGCCCGACCGATGCCGGCGTCAGCGGATTCGGCACTCTGGAAGTCTGGAACATCAAGGCCGGCGGCAAGGGCTGGAGCCATCCGGTGCATGTGCACTTCGAAGAAGGGATCATCCTCAGTCGCGGCGGCAAAGCACCACCGGAATGGGAGAAATGGGCGCGCAAGGACGTCTACCGGATCGGTTCCGAAGCCGATGGTCTGGACAACGTCGAAATGGCGATCAACTTCCGCGAGTTCGCCGGGACGTACATGGAGCACTGTCACAACACCCAGCACGAAGACAACTCGATGCTGCTGCGGTGGGACCTTGAAAAACCCGGGCAACTGCAGTTGATGCCGACGCCTCTGCCGAGCTGGGACGGCGTGCGCTACGTCAACTCGGCCGCGCTGCCAACCTTCCGCAATGGCGACGGTTACGGCCCGCAAGTGGTGGTCAAGCCATGAACCGCCGCCACGGTGACAGCCAACCGCTGCATACCCCGCGCTCCCGGGCGCTGGGTATGCACCTGGTGCTGGTGCTGGTGGCCTGCGTGCTCGGCAGCCGCGTGCTGCTCGCGCACCAGGCCAGCGTTGACGCAACGGCAGCGACCAGCGAATCCGCCACCCCGTGGGGTGGCGACTATTTCCCCAACACCTTGCTGACTGATCAGGACGGTCGGCAGGTGCATTTTTTCGATGACCTGATCAAAGACAAAGTGGTGGTGATCAATTTCATCTTCACGTCCTGCAGCGACTCTTGCCCACTGGAAACCGCGCGCTTGCGTCAGGTGCAGAAACTCCTCGGTGATCGGGTCGGCCAGGACATCTTTTTCTACTCGATCAGCATCGACCCGCTCAGCGACACCCCCGAAGTGCTCAAGGCCTATGCGCAGCGCTTCAAGGTCGGCCCCGGCTGGAAGTTTCTCACCGGCGAATTCGAAGACGTCACCGACCTGCGCAAGAAACTCGGGCTGTTCATCGAAGGCGTCGACAACGGCCGCAGCAAGGATCACAACCTCAGCCTGATCGTCGGCAACCAGACCACCGGGCGCTGGATGAAAGCCTCGCCGTTCGAGAATCCGTGGATCCTCGCCGATCAACTGGCCAACACTCTGCAGAACTGGAAACAGCCGAGCATCGAAGAAAGTTACGCCG of the Pseudomonas sp. Seg1 genome contains:
- a CDS encoding multicopper oxidase domain-containing protein, which codes for MDRATRDLSNTFRLTPLSVFLMLTLGTMTVVQASPIDDERQPETSDPSAYYDEPADEPTALNAILTMPEANEDSFDLPDGVKGTRDSTRTENVLPPTVQTSFNYPTNGKPSPLYGAQPFSQQLLLFEEFGPEKLDPTTPAAPLPFPPAAIGPAPAQDPNNIARSAPPGTALDAFLRQPGLTPFPSQFSNVVDRNPWQAQIEVFLNRHIGSSAEGRPPGKGWSHQRWNEFYPQVAYKTVQTGARLNGGLRDSRQMHGYALGEFGPGGLYHNVAGVPATDGTAKGVDPRFHPNMPVQNHNSVWTFDGTLPPKLLMVRYGQPVMMRHYNGLPIDPSANRGFGLHTISTHEHNGHAPAESDGYANAFFFPGQYYDYRWPIQLAGYDSINTKAEDPRAAFPCAPGETLWVNDLAPAKKTCNNGTIKIRGDWRETMSTHWFHDHMLDFTAQNVYKGNAAMMNYYSALDRGNESVNDGVNLRFPSGSALPWGNRDYDVNLVFADKAWDQEGQLWFNPFNTDGFIGDQVLVNWQWKPTLDVRARSYRFRILNGSVSRYFKLALVREIKGSGGEFQGPKNSGLTYSRVPFHMIANDGNIMEHSVPFDGSMDLDADGDKQNHNAILPTQGIAERFDIIVNFAKNGIKPGDKLFFLNLQAQDDGKGPKEMIPLADVLSEKYLPVIKQTSKGPQWDKGDPAVGKVLQLNVKAYTGQDLAMNPAAYEPAKPGKAEGLVMIPLKIHRDNAADKALLAKARHRTFTFGRADGTDEAPWTVKTDGGFGYHMDPRRLNASTQLSSGPTDAGVSGFGTLEVWNIKAGGKGWSHPVHVHFEEGIILSRGGKAPPEWEKWARKDVYRIGSEADGLDNVEMAINFREFAGTYMEHCHNTQHEDNSMLLRWDLEKPGQLQLMPTPLPSWDGVRYVNSAALPTFRNGDGYGPQVVVKP
- a CDS encoding ATP-binding protein, coding for MNMQSKSLPVEEGTLRLGSRKQPFNLLRWFSLISMAVIGTVAIALGMVSTRFVIDESVQRDALLTAQFIQAIASAEVRHVSIPNIRTMGELLDPRQDKDFPDVDPQARAGARGEFLDHIEHLPDVILANIYAPDRLVIWSTNPALVGTSIHADEDLDRAFNEKIPVSASYHDVDKAREEQKFIIPPDYIFIENYIPLFDAEGKNVTAMVEIYKEPKDLIARIERGLTLIWLATALGGGLIYLGLYWIVRRAAILLAAQQKQLIANETFVALGEMSSAVAHSLRNPLATIRSSAELALEFDAGPAEKNIKDIIGQVDRMSKWVRELLQSLRPLNDDPEPVNLVAALHESLVAFEQQIARAGVTVVFHPQHTPMVLSQPVQLTQILNSLLANALEAMDKGGTLTVSLEPSGDRGVCVVLSDTGKGMNEEQRTMAFRPFFTTKSGGLGVGLVLVKRIMERFGGGVTLDSREGEGTTVRLAFQRVP
- a CDS encoding SCO family protein, with translation MNRRHGDSQPLHTPRSRALGMHLVLVLVACVLGSRVLLAHQASVDATAATSESATPWGGDYFPNTLLTDQDGRQVHFFDDLIKDKVVVINFIFTSCSDSCPLETARLRQVQKLLGDRVGQDIFFYSISIDPLSDTPEVLKAYAQRFKVGPGWKFLTGEFEDVTDLRKKLGLFIEGVDNGRSKDHNLSLIVGNQTTGRWMKASPFENPWILADQLANTLQNWKQPSIEESYADAPDIRPPSNGEELFRTRCASCHSLGPMDGQGLGMRSIGPDLIGVTRNRDPQWLNRWIREPDRLLAEKDPTALQLYEQFERIPMPNLRLDEASAQSIIDFLSDETERQQPSANAMADGALTPVKPDHAAATVSQMR